One Ignavibacteria bacterium genomic window carries:
- a CDS encoding glycosyltransferase: MRHNLLFVTDSLGLGGQEKQLYYLLKNIQNKYNCTLVVWNSDANIKYQKSSKYSDEISDMNVELIKLDSSLSSLKKTLLLRKINKRVSADLIISYSFYLSFYSWLASKFSKAKAIGSFRSQIVKSEKDINKIFVYLCVLFPKYFISNNKNFNKGFAFNFIFKFKKVFIVPNGIDFTSIKYGYHEQGEYINSISIGTLNPVKRVDLAIEVIKKLTENGFKIKHVHLGHGKLLEEYRQKINSYGLQNNFIFAGEVENVNEYLSNADIFLLTSDYEGFPNVILEAMASGKSVVTTDAGDAGLIVKENETGFVCKTGDLDCLYKKIIVLMNNYDLRKSMSENSRKVVEENYSMENFVNKSITVFDSVIKD, encoded by the coding sequence TTGAGACATAATCTTCTTTTTGTAACGGATAGTTTGGGCTTAGGAGGTCAGGAGAAGCAATTATATTATCTTCTGAAGAATATCCAAAACAAATATAATTGCACCCTTGTTGTGTGGAATTCTGATGCCAATATTAAATATCAAAAAAGCAGTAAGTATTCTGATGAAATTTCAGATATGAATGTAGAATTGATTAAGCTTGATTCAAGTTTAAGTTCTTTAAAAAAAACATTATTACTTAGAAAAATAAATAAAAGGGTCAGCGCTGATTTAATTATATCATATTCTTTTTATTTAAGCTTTTATTCATGGCTCGCCTCAAAATTCAGTAAAGCCAAAGCAATAGGTTCTTTCAGAAGTCAGATAGTAAAATCGGAAAAAGACATAAACAAGATTTTTGTTTATTTGTGTGTATTGTTTCCGAAATATTTTATTTCAAACAATAAAAACTTCAATAAAGGATTTGCGTTTAATTTCATTTTTAAGTTCAAGAAGGTTTTTATTGTCCCTAATGGTATTGATTTTACATCTATTAAATATGGCTACCATGAACAAGGTGAATATATTAATAGTATTTCCATTGGAACTTTGAATCCAGTCAAACGAGTTGATTTAGCTATTGAGGTTATAAAAAAACTGACTGAAAACGGTTTTAAGATTAAGCACGTTCACTTAGGACACGGGAAATTATTAGAAGAATACCGTCAAAAAATTAATTCTTATGGTTTGCAAAACAATTTCATTTTTGCAGGTGAAGTTGAAAATGTAAATGAATATTTATCAAATGCGGATATTTTTTTATTGACTTCCGATTATGAAGGGTTCCCTAATGTCATACTTGAGGCAATGGCATCGGGAAAGTCCGTTGTTACAACAGATGCAGGAGATGCGGGGTTAATAGTAAAAGAAAATGAAACCGGATTTGTTTGCAAAACGGGAGATCTGGATTGCTTATATAAAAAAATTATTGTTCTTATGAACAATTATGATTTGAGAAAAAGCATGTCGGAGAATTCAAGAAAAGTTGTTGAAGAAAATTATTCTATGGAAAATTTTGTAAATAAATCCATCACAGTTTTTGACTCTGTAATTAAAGATTAG
- a CDS encoding O-antigen ligase family protein, which yields MLIYIVTFVGGVFSELNLQIILGSFMAVFALIFLYQKTELLYFLFVGFMLIGDSVTGNILGFNYDYEKMANYFFLLTNLFGFVTFFSFLINKKLARYFKANFNIGILELSLLIFLFLSIISTVSSSYADPSVRQLYRYIVYVLFYFLTFAVINNERIFKRLIVFLCIIFVFYVFISFYKFLFTDDAYYPASYRIINFLPFVIALYSYLAAVNRKALQTLVVLAWALLGTFATFFSESRRSVIGVSIIWLLKFTRLNVQTFRYLIFVVIGVYIVVNTLPQPLMERIQGTEFTLEILLKGGEEGLEQSGLEGTLFTERNVIWAYGFQLFLANPIFGVGMMNSQELIVDLGYMRAARMHNLYLQILVDMGIAGILSYFFIIFMVFYYLSKTIRIFKRINNKFMVYMSYAIRDYYIAVLIIGFFGAWGIYDKIEWFIYGIVAASFNLAKHQSKEVNEANRVKALET from the coding sequence ATGTTAATATACATAGTAACCTTTGTCGGTGGAGTGTTTTCAGAGCTTAATCTGCAGATTATACTCGGTTCATTCATGGCGGTTTTCGCGCTAATTTTTTTGTATCAAAAAACCGAACTTCTTTATTTTTTATTCGTCGGATTTATGTTAATCGGTGACTCAGTCACCGGCAATATTCTGGGGTTTAATTATGATTACGAGAAGATGGCAAATTATTTTTTTCTACTGACCAATCTTTTCGGATTTGTAACGTTTTTTTCTTTTTTAATAAATAAAAAATTAGCCCGGTATTTTAAAGCGAATTTTAATATTGGAATTCTTGAACTTTCATTATTAATTTTTTTGTTCCTTTCAATTATTTCCACAGTTTCCTCGTCATATGCAGACCCGAGTGTCAGACAACTTTACAGATATATTGTTTATGTGTTATTTTATTTTCTTACGTTTGCTGTTATAAATAATGAAAGAATATTTAAACGTCTGATTGTGTTCCTATGCATAATATTTGTTTTTTATGTTTTCATTTCATTTTATAAATTCTTATTTACTGATGATGCATATTATCCTGCATCATACAGAATAATTAACTTTTTGCCATTTGTTATTGCTTTATACAGCTATCTTGCCGCCGTTAACAGAAAAGCACTCCAAACTCTTGTCGTTCTTGCATGGGCATTGCTGGGCACATTTGCTACATTTTTTAGTGAGAGCCGGCGTTCCGTTATTGGCGTATCCATAATCTGGCTCTTAAAATTTACCAGACTTAATGTTCAAACTTTCAGATATTTGATTTTTGTGGTTATAGGAGTTTACATTGTAGTAAATACATTACCTCAGCCCCTTATGGAGCGAATTCAGGGAACGGAGTTCACACTTGAGATATTGTTAAAAGGCGGAGAAGAAGGTCTTGAGCAGTCCGGACTTGAAGGAACACTTTTTACCGAAAGAAACGTTATTTGGGCTTACGGATTTCAGTTATTTTTGGCAAATCCTATTTTTGGTGTTGGTATGATGAATTCTCAGGAATTGATTGTTGACTTAGGATATATGCGTGCAGCAAGAATGCATAATCTTTATCTTCAGATTCTTGTTGACATGGGGATTGCGGGAATATTGTCATATTTTTTTATTATTTTTATGGTTTTTTATTATCTTTCAAAAACTATAAGGATATTTAAGAGGATTAATAATAAATTTATGGTGTATATGAGCTATGCTATACGGGATTATTATATCGCGGTTCTTATAATCGGATTTTTTGGAGCATGGGGAATATATGATAAAATCGAATGGTTTATATATGGTATTGTTGCTGCGTCTTTTAACCTTGCAAAGCATCAATCGAAAGAAGTAAATGAAGCAAATAGGGTGAAAGCACTTGAGACATAA
- a CDS encoding AglZ/HisF2 family acetamidino modification protein, with product MFRPRVIPCLLLKHLGLVKTVKFKDPTYIGDPINAVKIFNELEADELAFLDITASKENRLIDIELVKRIGKEAFMPFAVGGGIKSIEEVKRILGSGAEKIIINTNSVNDPELVNKAAEYSGNQSVVVSIDVKKNLFGKYQMFTKSGTQKTSIDPVEHAKKMEQAGAGEILINSIDKDGTMTGYDVNLIRQIADNVTIPVIAIGGAGTFEHFREAVDEGHASAVAAGSMFVFHGPRRAVLINYPTEKELEKIFN from the coding sequence ATGTTCAGACCCAGAGTTATTCCGTGTTTATTGTTGAAGCATCTTGGATTAGTTAAGACGGTTAAGTTCAAAGACCCTACATACATAGGTGACCCTATTAATGCAGTAAAAATTTTTAATGAACTTGAGGCTGATGAACTTGCGTTTCTTGATATCACTGCATCTAAGGAAAACCGCCTGATAGATATTGAGCTTGTAAAAAGAATTGGCAAAGAAGCATTTATGCCTTTTGCTGTCGGCGGTGGAATTAAGTCAATTGAAGAAGTAAAAAGAATTCTCGGCTCGGGAGCTGAAAAAATAATCATTAATACAAACTCCGTGAATGACCCGGAGCTTGTGAATAAAGCTGCTGAATATTCAGGCAACCAGAGCGTGGTAGTTTCCATAGACGTGAAGAAAAATTTATTCGGAAAATATCAGATGTTCACAAAATCCGGAACGCAAAAAACTTCAATAGACCCTGTTGAACATGCTAAGAAAATGGAACAGGCGGGAGCAGGTGAAATTTTAATAAACTCGATTGATAAAGACGGAACAATGACGGGCTATGACGTGAATCTTATAAGACAAATTGCCGATAACGTAACCATTCCGGTTATTGCAATCGGCGGAGCGGGAACGTTTGAGCATTTCAGGGAAGCTGTTGACGAAGGACATGCCTCTGCGGTCGCGGCAGGAAGCATGTTTGTATTTCACGGCCCCAGAAGAGCTGTATTAATTAATTACCCGACCGAAAAAGAGTTAGAAAAAATATTTAATTAA
- the hisH gene encoding imidazole glycerol phosphate synthase subunit HisH codes for MVIINYGMGNLHSVLKAIERLNYSAKISESKEDILNADKLLLPGVGHFGSGMKRLKELGYYDILNKKVLEDKTPILGICLGMQLFTKHSEEGDTEGFGWIDAETKRFEFPGDAHHKYRVPHIGWNTVDVTKKDNVLMTDILEKDENPAFYFVHSYFVQCKNESDVLLKTEYGNEFVSGVNKGNIYGTQFHPEKSHSIGLNIIKNFIEKVN; via the coding sequence ATGGTAATAATAAACTACGGCATGGGGAATTTGCACTCGGTTCTTAAGGCAATAGAGCGTTTAAATTATTCTGCAAAAATTTCCGAAAGCAAAGAAGACATTTTGAATGCCGATAAGTTGCTTTTACCTGGAGTCGGACATTTCGGAAGCGGGATGAAAAGATTAAAAGAGCTTGGGTACTATGACATTCTTAATAAAAAAGTTCTCGAGGACAAAACGCCGATACTCGGCATTTGTCTCGGCATGCAGTTATTTACAAAACATAGCGAAGAGGGTGATACCGAAGGATTCGGATGGATTGATGCAGAAACAAAACGATTTGAATTCCCCGGCGATGCGCATCACAAATACCGTGTTCCTCACATCGGCTGGAACACTGTTGATGTAACTAAAAAAGATAATGTATTGATGACGGACATTCTTGAAAAAGACGAGAACCCTGCTTTTTATTTTGTGCACTCATATTTTGTACAATGTAAAAATGAAAGTGATGTTTTATTGAAAACCGAATATGGAAACGAGTTTGTCTCGGGAGTGAACAAAGGCAACATTTACGGAACGCAGTTTCATCCCGAAAAAAGCCACAGCATCGGGCTGAACATTATTAAAAATTTTATTGAGAAAGTAAATTAA
- a CDS encoding lysylphosphatidylglycerol synthase domain-containing protein, whose amino-acid sequence MSNFGNNLKKFSRYFISIIFLGFAVYIVIKNDYLSLLKNITVFDFVVSILFCWVFYIIGGLQIVYVLKKLDNVKFKFIDILAFPFGQSLWGYIIPKGGILYLSFIIKSKYNVGLKNTLSISLFSYFVSFIFCGITGLVYSYKFNYRPEFVIISLLFLLSPLMFVAFAKISGKVKTTDSSFLGKIKNILLESNAFINNLWKNPSLIIGSVLIYVLRLICLSGWYYFLIVNFNFNYDYLDVVLISLLTEFLEIIRIIPGNFGLQELANGGLFYLISNNFVDGVFISLYTRVIILFLTFTVGLYYVHINSEHFSFKEIKNTLLNFSSRNVGNYS is encoded by the coding sequence TTGTCAAATTTCGGAAATAATCTTAAAAAATTTTCCAGATATTTTATTTCCATTATATTTCTGGGATTTGCCGTTTATATCGTTATAAAGAATGATTACTTAAGCTTATTAAAGAATATTACCGTATTTGATTTTGTGGTATCAATTCTTTTTTGCTGGGTATTTTACATAATCGGCGGTTTGCAGATTGTTTATGTTCTGAAAAAACTTGACAATGTTAAATTTAAGTTCATTGATATTCTTGCATTCCCGTTCGGACAAAGTTTATGGGGATACATAATTCCTAAAGGTGGAATATTATATTTATCTTTTATTATTAAATCAAAATATAATGTCGGTTTAAAAAATACTTTGTCGATTTCTTTGTTTAGTTATTTTGTATCGTTCATTTTTTGCGGAATAACCGGTTTAGTTTATTCCTATAAGTTCAACTATAGACCTGAATTTGTAATTATTTCCTTGCTGTTTTTGCTGAGTCCTTTGATGTTCGTAGCTTTTGCAAAAATTTCAGGCAAAGTCAAAACAACAGACAGCAGTTTCTTAGGTAAAATAAAAAATATTCTTTTAGAATCAAATGCCTTCATAAACAATTTATGGAAAAATCCTTCTCTGATAATCGGCTCCGTGCTGATTTATGTATTGAGATTGATTTGCCTTAGCGGATGGTATTATTTTCTGATTGTAAATTTTAATTTTAATTATGATTACCTGGATGTTGTTCTTATTTCACTGCTTACTGAATTCCTTGAAATAATAAGAATTATTCCGGGAAATTTCGGCTTACAGGAACTTGCAAACGGCGGATTGTTTTATTTGATAAGCAATAATTTTGTTGATGGTGTTTTTATAAGCCTATATACACGTGTCATAATTCTATTTTTGACGTTCACCGTCGGATTATATTATGTCCACATCAATAGTGAACATTTTTCTTTTAAAGAAATAAAAAATACACTTTTAAATTTCAGCTCTAGGAATGTCGGAAATTACTCATAA
- a CDS encoding class I SAM-dependent methyltransferase encodes MSEITHKKLSEEEAKQKEYYNSIAEDYDKHYSEKYSLKYRYDLFDYILKGIDLKGANVLDAMCGNGQNTQYFLNKGANVTGLDISEGQCSLFAKRYPKTKIVCASILDTGFANNTFDFIISDSLHHLHPRVNEAINEIHRILKPGGKYMIWEPAAGSIMDYFRKLWYKTDNKYFEENEQSIDINKIKQDFSNKFDFLKIKYGGNIGYLLVHESIAFRIPINLIKYYAPVLLPIDRFIQKFQFKLISCWGITVVRKK; translated from the coding sequence ATGTCGGAAATTACTCATAAAAAATTATCGGAAGAAGAAGCTAAGCAGAAAGAATATTATAATTCCATTGCTGAAGATTATGATAAACATTATTCGGAAAAATATTCTTTAAAGTACAGGTACGACCTTTTTGATTATATTCTTAAAGGCATTGACCTAAAAGGAGCTAATGTTCTTGATGCAATGTGTGGTAATGGACAAAATACACAATATTTTTTAAATAAAGGTGCAAATGTAACAGGGCTTGACATTTCCGAAGGTCAATGTTCTCTTTTTGCCAAGCGTTATCCTAAAACGAAAATTGTCTGCGCATCGATTCTTGATACGGGTTTTGCCAATAATACATTTGATTTTATAATTTCTGATTCACTTCATCACCTTCATCCGCGTGTCAATGAAGCAATAAATGAAATTCACCGCATACTCAAGCCCGGCGGGAAATACATGATTTGGGAACCTGCAGCGGGTTCTATTATGGATTATTTTAGGAAACTCTGGTATAAAACCGACAATAAATATTTCGAGGAAAACGAACAGTCGATTGATATAAACAAAATTAAACAGGATTTTAGTAATAAATTTGATTTCTTAAAAATAAAATACGGAGGTAATATTGGTTACCTGCTTGTTCATGAGAGTATTGCTTTTAGAATTCCGATTAATTTAATAAAATATTACGCCCCGGTTTTGCTTCCTATAGACCGCTTCATACAAAAATTTCAATTCAAGCTGATTTCTTGTTGGGGTATCACAGTTGTTAGAAAAAAATGA
- a CDS encoding N-acetyl sugar amidotransferase, translated as MRICSRCMMDETVSEIIFDENGVCQYCKMHDRLNELYPLNEEGKKAFEKLIADVKESGKGKKYDCIMGVSGGTDSTFALYNAVKLGLRPLAVHLDNGWDSEIAVQNIKNACKKLNVDLYTHVLDWEEFKNIQISFLKASTPDAEVPTDVAIMSVLIRVAGDEGVKYVLNGHSFRTEGISPLSWSCIDGKYIENVQKQFGKVKMKTFPNFLAKDLLYYTFVKGVKVVPFLNYYDYVKPKVKPFLTEELGWIDYGAHHHETYYTIFYHAFLLPQKFGIDKRKTEYSAMIREGLLTRDEAMADFKNNPTEYDKRVVDYTIDKLGLTKDEFEKIYNYPVKSFKDYKTYFSTLQTFKKPIRMLVNMGLFPELLYMKYIGKD; from the coding sequence ATGAGAATTTGTTCAAGATGCATGATGGATGAAACGGTTTCAGAGATTATATTCGATGAAAATGGTGTTTGCCAATATTGTAAAATGCATGACAGGTTAAATGAGCTTTACCCTTTGAATGAAGAAGGTAAAAAGGCTTTCGAGAAATTAATTGCTGATGTTAAAGAATCCGGTAAAGGCAAAAAATATGATTGCATAATGGGCGTAAGCGGAGGTACCGACAGTACTTTTGCATTATATAATGCCGTTAAATTAGGTTTAAGACCTCTTGCCGTTCATCTTGATAACGGTTGGGACTCTGAAATCGCGGTTCAGAATATTAAAAATGCTTGTAAAAAACTTAATGTTGATTTATATACTCATGTTCTTGACTGGGAAGAGTTTAAAAATATTCAGATTTCGTTTCTGAAAGCATCGACACCCGATGCTGAAGTTCCGACTGATGTTGCTATAATGTCCGTGCTTATAAGAGTAGCAGGCGATGAAGGAGTTAAATATGTATTAAACGGTCATTCATTCAGGACCGAAGGTATTTCTCCTCTCAGCTGGTCATGCATTGACGGAAAATACATAGAAAATGTTCAGAAGCAGTTCGGTAAAGTTAAGATGAAAACGTTTCCTAATTTTCTCGCAAAGGATTTGCTTTATTATACATTTGTAAAAGGGGTAAAAGTCGTTCCTTTTCTGAATTATTATGATTACGTGAAGCCGAAAGTCAAACCGTTCCTTACGGAAGAACTCGGATGGATTGATTACGGCGCTCATCATCATGAAACATATTACACAATTTTTTATCATGCATTTTTGCTCCCGCAAAAGTTCGGTATTGACAAAAGAAAAACCGAATATTCCGCAATGATAAGAGAAGGATTATTAACGCGCGATGAAGCTATGGCGGATTTTAAAAACAACCCGACAGAATATGATAAACGCGTTGTTGATTATACTATTGATAAGCTTGGTTTAACTAAAGATGAATTTGAAAAAATTTATAATTATCCCGTTAAATCTTTTAAGGATTACAAAACATATTTCAGCACGCTTCAGACATTTAAAAAACCAATCAGGATGCTTGTCAATATGGGGCTTTTTCCAGAGCTGCTTTACATGAAATATATAGGAAAGGATTAA
- a CDS encoding glycosyltransferase family 39 protein produces MRLTFFNKRFNISEKKLLLYVFLISCIFRVVYSIVNFYIFGTEKWADDFDYLTYADYVLQQGPFVGKLPVGPAEVGPVFPWIIAAVFLIFGKNYLAVIILNSIVSALIPVIIYYVAKIVFDVNVAFLSSLWAIIYIPYYVELPFILKESWMQFLFILTVLLFLKSLNRKDGLKYLILASVVFAFFIHMDERYFSFFPVFLLGYVFLNKSKDSSRFIKPAFFLLIVAMLMIPWTIRNYNVYGRPIVLTERTAKFTDKLLGYPQDEHDFYEISPYSRKMIPLYEGIRDSILAGYEIKSNVRFLRNMNEGISKGNIPRAYGTIENYFSEFIDLWSPARFNDYYVANGFRYQKAWSTRNNILFILSYGVLLPFLLISIVLIFKHKNSKGMFLLILLVMQTIIHVFLAHARFRYRVPVDSVVIICSFYAIFETLKTFNIKFIKVEIDK; encoded by the coding sequence TTGAGATTAACCTTTTTTAACAAACGCTTCAACATTTCCGAAAAAAAACTTTTACTGTATGTTTTTTTAATTTCCTGCATATTTCGTGTAGTATATAGTATTGTTAATTTTTATATCTTCGGCACCGAGAAGTGGGCTGATGATTTTGATTATTTGACTTATGCAGATTATGTCCTTCAGCAAGGACCTTTTGTTGGAAAGCTTCCTGTAGGACCTGCGGAAGTCGGACCCGTGTTTCCATGGATAATCGCAGCTGTATTTTTGATTTTCGGGAAAAATTATCTGGCTGTAATTATTTTAAATTCTATCGTCAGCGCTCTCATTCCGGTTATTATTTATTATGTGGCTAAAATAGTATTTGATGTTAATGTAGCTTTTCTTTCATCGCTCTGGGCAATCATTTATATTCCTTATTACGTTGAGCTTCCTTTTATTCTCAAAGAAAGCTGGATGCAGTTTCTTTTTATCCTGACTGTGCTTCTTTTTTTAAAAAGCTTAAACAGAAAAGATGGATTAAAATATTTAATTTTAGCTTCAGTAGTTTTTGCATTTTTTATCCATATGGATGAAAGATATTTTTCGTTTTTTCCTGTGTTTCTTTTAGGATATGTCTTTCTAAATAAGTCAAAAGACAGTTCACGTTTTATAAAGCCGGCTTTTTTCCTTTTAATAGTTGCGATGTTAATGATTCCCTGGACAATAAGAAATTACAATGTTTATGGAAGACCCATAGTGCTGACCGAACGGACTGCAAAGTTTACCGATAAACTCTTAGGATATCCGCAAGATGAACATGATTTTTATGAGATAAGTCCTTACAGCAGAAAGATGATACCTTTATATGAAGGCATTAGAGATTCTATATTAGCAGGGTATGAAATAAAAAGTAATGTAAGATTCTTAAGAAATATGAACGAAGGAATCAGCAAAGGCAATATCCCTCGAGCTTATGGAACAATCGAAAATTATTTTTCGGAATTTATTGACCTTTGGTCGCCGGCAAGGTTTAACGATTATTATGTTGCAAACGGATTCCGGTATCAAAAAGCATGGTCAACACGAAATAATATATTATTCATTCTTTCGTATGGAGTATTATTACCATTTTTATTAATTAGCATTGTTTTAATTTTCAAACATAAAAATTCTAAAGGAATGTTTCTTTTGATTTTGTTGGTAATGCAGACTATAATACACGTTTTTTTAGCCCATGCAAGATTCCGTTACCGAGTGCCTGTTGATTCCGTAGTTATTATATGTTCATTTTATGCAATATTTGAAACTTTAAAAACATTTAATATTAAATTCATTAAGGTAGAAATTGACAAGTAG